CGATCAACAGCATTGGAATACTATAGGTGCGTTTAATAATGAAATATCAACACCCAATATTGATAGACTTGTAAGGGAGGGGACAACTTTCTCTAGAGCTTATTGCCCTAATCCTACTTGTACTCCAACTAGGGCATCATTAATAACAGGCCAATATCCAAGTCAACATGGTGCTTGGACTTTAGGCACTAAGCTTCCAGAGAATACTTTAACTATTGGAGATGTTTTAATAGATAATGATTATAGAACAGCTTTAATTGGTAAGGCTCATTTCCAACCATTAAGAGGAAATGATCAGTTTCCATCTCTTGAAGCATACCCATTAACCAATGATTTAGAGTTTTGGAGAAGCTTTAATGATAAGTTTTATGGATTTGAAGTTAGCGAGTTAGCAAGAAATCATACAATAGAATTTTTAGCAGGGCAGCATTATGCGCTTTGGATGGAAGAAAAGGGCTTTGATAATTGGAAAGACTATTTTATGGCTCCTCTTGGAAGTTTATCACCGGATGCAAAGCGTAAATGGACTATACCAGAAGAATATCATTATGATACTTGGATAGCTGAAAGAACCAATGAGCTTCTTGATCAATACAAAGAAAATGAAGAAAGCTTCTTTTTGTGGTCAAGCTTCTTGGATCCACATCCGCCATATTTTGTACCAGAGCCATGGGATACTATGTACGATCCGGAAAAACTGACTATACCATCTTTATTTGAAGATGAGCATAGTAATAATCCACCACATTTTAAAATGACCCAAGAGGAAAATCCGGATTTTTCATCATATATGGATTCGGGATTTGCGCTGCATGGCTGTCATTCTCATGTACATGATAAAAATGAACTTAAAAAGGATATAGCTACTTATTATGGCATGATTAGTTTAATGGAT
The genomic region above belongs to Clostridium swellfunianum and contains:
- a CDS encoding sulfatase family protein; protein product: MKKPNILLITSDQQHWNTIGAFNNEISTPNIDRLVREGTTFSRAYCPNPTCTPTRASLITGQYPSQHGAWTLGTKLPENTLTIGDVLIDNDYRTALIGKAHFQPLRGNDQFPSLEAYPLTNDLEFWRSFNDKFYGFEVSELARNHTIEFLAGQHYALWMEEKGFDNWKDYFMAPLGSLSPDAKRKWTIPEEYHYDTWIAERTNELLDQYKENEESFFLWSSFLDPHPPYFVPEPWDTMYDPEKLTIPSLFEDEHSNNPPHFKMTQEENPDFSSYMDSGFALHGCHSHVHDKNELKKDIATYYGMISLMDKYIGKILDKLEELGLAENTIVVFTTDHGHFYGHHGLIAKGPFHYEDMIKVPLIVRYPHKVPAGRISSSMQSLVDIAPTFLDMLNVDVPNCMTGISQREVWYGAKDCVRDHIICENHHDPCSVHLKTYVNERFKLTVYFNKNYGELYDLKEDPNEVNNLWSNPEYRDLKTELLLKYIWAEMGKEPMWMPRLWQA